The DNA segment TTCTGTTACGCCTGGGAATCGAACTCGACATCGATTGTAAGTTGAGGGGCatgctaggtaaggttaggtacggTAGGTTAGATATTAATTACTTAACTATCGAGATGCGAACTTCTCACGAGTTCTCTCGCCCTAACTAAAAACCGGAAATCTGCAAATATATTTGCAACCAAAAATTTTATTCATAGGAAAAAGAATTGCACATAAGCGTTCTGAACTAAATCTGTATATTTTTCTCGTTTTAAGCGACGAATTGTAGGCTTTCGTGACTTTTATTGAATGCATATTTTTACAGTAATCGCGTAATTTCTTATGCTTAtcttttaaatttatattatcaATCGTTACGTTTTAGTCTGGCATATATTTGTTATGTCGAGTTAAGAATATTTTTGTGGATGAACAATGTGTTGGAGAAGAGAGATGTGAATGTTAGCTGAGCTGACGAGGGGACTGTAAATgttaggtaatatatatatatatatatatatatatatatatatatatatatatatatatatatatatatatatatatatacatatatgtatatacatatatgtatatatatatatatatatatatatatatatatatatatatatatatatatatatatatatatatatatatatatatatgcgaacaggaaagaatggtcccctggcatacatgcaactgaaaactcacaccccagaagtgactcgaacccatactgccaggagcactatgcaactggtgtacagggcaccttatccactcgaccatcacgaccggacaaaagctgatggtagccgaggctatttgcccatcagcccgccggtaaTTCTCTCCAGTAACAACTGGTCGAAATAAACTAGAAAATAATGAGAATAAATTTATCAAACTTAAGCTGTCCATGATAAAACGATGTTGTGAATCATATATTCACGCACTCTTTTCAAGATTCAAGATATAAACGAATTGTTTTTGCGATGATCGACACAAGAGTTTAACCAACACTCTTAAATCTCCCTTCTTAAATATCGaacatatcacgctattgtgatttgtgtgtattgaagtaagggcgtTGAGATAGAAcatttggttgacagagcccgggtgcatgagGGAATGGTGTAAAACCCGGATTGGGCTTCCAAGAAGCTTCGGGTTCctagtgagggcagtagcactccaggttgcaattcttttaccatgtcgtgacaCAGCTGACTAAGGGGCAACTGGGTTCaatccctcatcacggcccttgtggatttgttcatttgatatatcacgctactgtgatttctgtgtgaagttAAAGCAGGTTTTGTGGACATTTCAGCAATGGAAACGAACGCTTAGCAAGCGTCGCGCGAGACTGTCAGTTCTTCCCTGACAGATGGCGCTGTTGGCAGCTAAATTTACCTAGTTGAAGACTCGAGAGAGCATGCTCCGCTCAAGACCAAGGATGTGGGCGCGcgtatgtttgtgtgtatgtgtgtgtgtgtgtgtgtcactcggCAGCCATATACTCGCTCCAAGGAACTGGAGCCTTCCATTACTTGGTGCAGAGAACTTCTGGCGTGAGTACCGGTGCTGGACGGTCTGGTTTCTTAACAGCTGAAATTTTTGATGGGATAACTCTGTTGTTGCTTAAGAACTGAGAGTTGTAGCCGGATAACTATTGTGTATCTCACCAGCTGAGTGTCTTGTCTGAAGAACTGTTTATGCTCACAAGCTGAAAGTTTGGGCCTCATAATCGTCTTGCGTCAAACAAGCTGGGTCTTGGTCGGATAAGTGTCGTTCACAGTCTGATAATCTCGATTGGATAATTATCTTGTTTCGCACCAGCTGAAAGTCTCGGCCGGATAATCGTGTTGTTTCCCACCTGCTGAAAGTCGTAACCGGAAAACAAAACAAACCGAACAAGGAACAGTATTTTTTTCATACGCCTAGTGCGATAGGCCTCAGTCTAGCGGGACACCAACTGACAATCAACAAGACCTATCATTCGCCTATCATCAGGAACTTTGAAGAGTTCATCACACGTACAAACTCATCTCGGTATGTTCCAACTCGATGAAGAGATGAAACATCCTTCCGTCCTTGCACGATAAGTACAAAATCAAAATCTTATTTGTAAGCCATACTGCTTTTCTGATTCTATAAAATAAGTGTTATAAAATCATTGTAAACTTTGCAGGAGGGTTTTAGTTAAGATACCCAAAATATTTGATTTAATGTCTAGTGTTGTTATGAAAAAAATATTGTGATGGATGTAGTTTAAGCTATAAATTTGTTAGTCACATTGTATTACACTATTGTCAATGTTTCTAGGCACGTACTCAGCAAGaattactggggggggggggggggttgaatggatgtattattattattattattattattattattattattattttacaactatttaattatatatatatattatatatatatatatatatatatatatatatatatatatatatatatatatatatatatatatatatatatatatatatatatatatatatatatatatatatatatattttttttttttttttttttggggggggggaaagctaTCGTGTTTCTAAATAGCTCCCGAATGTATTTACGATATACAGTTATTTGTTTACGATATATTGATAAAAATATTATATAACTCACTAGCTGCTTCTGTATATTACAGATGTTACTGTGGGTGTTTGTGGGCGTGGCAGTGATGGGTGTTGGCGGGGAAGTGAGTGAAGGCGGCCCTCACTCACCGCTGAGGAAGGATGGGTCATACTGGCAGCAAGTCTTCTCTCCCAGCACCTCACACAGTACCAACAACATGGATGGCGACGCCTATAACCCGGCTAGCGACAGTCACAACTACAACACCAGCCTCCTCGACCAAGGCAGCTTCTTCAGTATAGTAAACCAGAACGGAAACATGCACAAGTTACTCAAGGACAACATAGGAACAGGCGTCATGGATAGGGTCATGAATTACTTCTTTGAGAAGATGGGTACCAGACGCAGCAGGAGTTTTGGGTTGACATATTTGGCGgaccagaacaaccaccaaccacacactgaCTGGTATGTTGAGCTCTATATCTTATCATCAATTATAACTTTATATAACATTGTTGTGTTATATCCCTTTATAtaacaatgaggctacctcaactAGTGAACACAATGTGGCCACCACACCAAGTGGACACAATGACGGCCACCACAAGTAGTGGATAACATTGTGTTTTTTTACTAAGAAACAATAGTTAAATGCACAGTTGTCGGTTCGACATCCCAAGGAAATTGACTGACAAGAATAAAGGCACTTTACATGAACGAGGCACAACTTTTGTTCAACATTTTGTTGTCTTTGGCTTCAAGTCTGTCAATCTCCGGGGGATTATTAAGGCAAATCAACCTCTGAAAGGGTATTAAAGTCTATCTACCTCTGGAGAGATATTaaagtctatcaacctctggatggtTATTAACGCttatcaacctttggagggttattaaggtctataaaCCTCTGGAACgttattaaggtctgtcaacctctggagggttattaagttcTATGAACCTCTAGACGGTTATTTAGGTCTATAAGCCTGGCAAGTCCTTATGAGAGACCAACTTCCCGGATGACAAGGCCGGTCAAGAAGACGAAAGAGCAGATCTAAGACCATGAAAAGTGCCCTGATCCAGTGTCTTACTTTAAGAGTAAATATAAGGACTTCTTTTTTTATGCTCTCAGCCTTTTCTTATTATGGACTTGGGGTAATATGTGTTTTCGAACCCACTTAGTGCGTCACTGCCGTCGAAATGGCAGTGATTATGAGTATTTCTTGATATTCTGCAGGCGTTCAggtaatttataattgtattttATTCAACAATATTCAGCGTTGTATTTTTAACACTGGATGGCTATTTAAGCTTCATGGGCTTGGAGGGATGATATGAAGCCTCTTCCCAAGGGAAGTATACGATTAATTTGTGAGTATGTGTATAAGTATGTGTAAGAATATGTGGGCGTTTACCTGTGTcagtttatatgtgtgtgtacatatatatataactgtgtaTGTCTGAATATATGAACACTTTTGCAAAATCTTTATCCTTATCCGTTTCAACCTCCACAGGCACCACAATACTGGAGAGATTTATAAAGCCGACTACGGAAGTAACTTCGGTAGTTATTCTTACGAAAACGAGTACGTCAAGAGCCCCAACAGCGGTCTCTGCATAGACACAAGTAACCACTACTTACGCAGCGACGGCCCCTTGTGTTTAGACGTGTACACAGTAGTCTCCATCGCTGCCGTAGGAGTTCTCCTTCAGGTCCTACTCCACTTCACAGTCGCCGCCATCTGTCCCATCTCCAGCACCCGGAGCTTGGTCTTCAATATCACTAATGATAATTTCATCAATGTTGGTTCGAAGGGGGGTAATCAGTCTCAGAATCAAGATCAAAATCAGGTTGAATATCAAGATCAAAATCAGTTTGAGTATCAGAATCAAGATCAGGAAGAATACCAAGACGAAATGGAATATCAGAGTGAGTCTCAGGATCAGTTTCAGAACCAGGATCAGACTAACACTCAAGATGTAACGGCTACAGATAATGGCAGACGCTTACGCCAGAATACTATAACGAACACTGGCAAGGAGTTGAATAACCAAAAGATAGTTGATCTCAacaatgatggtggtgaggtctggcctaAGAACTCGAGTCTCACTAAGTCTAGCGATATTTCACAGCGTCTAGGCAGTTTAGAtcaaagtaaatttaacaatatcAAAGGAGAACTGCGCAGCGCTTCTCACAAGTCAGAAATCTTAACCAGGATACAAGAATGGTCAAAGTTGCCTATATGGCAGGAAATGGCGAGAAAAATGAAGGAATCTGATTCAGAACCGTGGAATTTAAGATTATTAACTTTAGGAAATTGGCCAAATTTTGATTTTGGTTTAGGTGACTGGGCAAATTTTAATATTTTAGGAGACTGGAACGATGAGAGTTCGACTTCAGTAACCTTCCCAAAAGACTATATATGTTCAGTGATCAATACATTTCTTAAAGGGTAGACATGTAAGGCGTTAACAGGTTGAcatcaatattattattaatattaatagtcgccgtagtagatagatagatatatattataGATAGATAGTAGAtagatatttattattattattactgatcTTATCATTAATGCCACAAAATAATAAGAGATTTAAGATTTAACAAAAACATTATGGATTTTtatgtatattatttatataaaataataaataaatgaatgactAAAGTTACTGTAAGCGAAAGAAAATTATTCAACCTAATACAAAATTAGACAAGATAATGTCAAGCCAATGTCTTTTACatttcactttatatatatatatatatatatatatatatatatatatatatatatatatatatatatatatatatatatatatatatatatatatatatatatatatatatatacgtatgtacatatatatatatatgaaaacaagcctgaatggtccccaggcatatatgcaactgaaaactccacaccccagatgtgactcgaacccatactgccaggagcactatgcaactggtgtacaggagaccttaaccactcgaccatcacgaccatacAAGAGATGATGGTAGCCTAGGCTAATTGCCTATCATCCcgacggcactctgatggtaatcttgggcatagtattttatcaaatcacctcattttggggggccacgtgagcaatacaaatgcgaacaagcctgaatggtccccaggcgtatatgcaactgaaaactccacaccccataagtgactcgaatccatactgccaagagcactatgcaactggtgtacaggagacctttgTACGGTTGTGTGAGTCGAgcggttttgggtgaggtgatgtacaaatgtcaatcacctcacccagaacttgtgtaccatatcacctcacccaaagcgagtataagtatggatgtattttgagtgtttacaggttacagttgtgtgtgtaaactaaagtctttgaaaatgtaataagttattactaaatgcgttcaggcgtcagactagaaataaaaattaattttggagaattgatttttcaattaccatcgacagtgaagagaaacaagaaaaattgagaaaattcgtgttagaattattaatcttactttttcggtcatattcaacaacatacatatatatatatatatatatatgcaattgacgatcacaaaacactgatcattttatgcggaaaatccacagagaaatatgaaatgaggtgaacgtttcggctttgttaaagcctttgtcaacaccagactgactcaaacaccagtcagtctggtgttgacaaaggctttaacaaagccgaaacgttcacctcatttcatatttctctgtggattttccgcatatatatatatatatatatatatatatatatatatatatatatatatatatatatatatatatatatatatatatatatatatatatatatacatatatatatatatatatatatatatatatatatgtatatatatatatatatatatatatatatatatatatatatatatatatatatatatatatatatataatcattgttGACGgattacagagggtaaaaaaagaACTGCAGAGAACACAGGTCTTAATCAGATTTCAGCGGAAATATTTCATCATTAATAACAATCTGAACAACTCATAATTACACAAGCAGCTTGAAACAGACTTCTTACACTGCAACGTCTATGTTTTAACATATTATATATTGGAGGTAAGACTCTTTGTTAATGATAACAAAGAGTTCTACCTCCAAACTTATAATGAGCCCCGGGATTATATTGAACGCCCCGGAGCTGTGTTGAACCACCTGAATTGTGTTGAGAGCCCATGGACTGTACTGAGGTCCTAAACTTCTAAATAATTTACGACATATTAAAAATAAACTATTAAGAAACAGTGTATGGCTATCTCTACCAAAGACTATTATAATTATGATGCAGTGTATGGCTATCTCTATCAAAGACTATTATAATTATGATGCAGTGTATGGCTATCTCTATCAAAGACTATTATAATTAGGATACAATGTATGGCTATCTCTATCAAAGACCATTATAAGCCTTGACCGTCTTTAATTAATATTGTACCTACAAGTAGTTGAATTTAATTGACTGGGGTCAATACTATCTTTAAAATCACTTTAGTCAAAATGTTTTAGTACTAATTATTTCAGACATAGATTTTCAATTTGGAAATTTAAATATATGAGGAACAGTTGCATtagagaaaagacatataacttcTTCAAATTTATTAAAAACAGACGTTTCGGTGAACATATATCATCATTAGTGCTAAAATATGGGAATAAATTACATAGGAAGATTAGGTAGAATTATAAATAAATAGTTAGACAACGGCTGCGGGGTTTATCgtgggaatatgtgtgtgtgtgtgtgtgtgtgtgtgtgtgtgtgtgtgtgtgtgtgtgtgtgtgtgtgtgtgtgtgtgtgtgtgtgtatgtgtgtgtgtgtgtgtgtctcctcgTTCTGGTTCCTCTTGTTTCCACTCATTCTGCTCCCTCTCATGTGTCCCGGCCTTCTCCAACAACGCGGGGTTCTCTTCCACTTGTCTATGTAACTCCTGAGTGACGAACAAAGGTATTCATGCTGGCGCCGAATACTCAATAATTGCTCGTGTGTATGTGGTGTACCGCATTCTAAATTACTGCTGTGTGTAAATACctgaagacatcatttttcatctacCAGTCTTTGCACTGGTGGTACAGGATTTGTGTGTTTCAGGTTCGATGTGACTCTTACGAAGACTCTTATTCTCTTATATATAGATTAAACTCTTTGTCAGACTCTTGGAGTTGCTTCCCCTTCCTCGTGTTTCTCGTGATCAGCCTATGTGTTTATGTTAATTTGTGCAGGTATAATCCAATACAGTTAGTTACTAATTTGAAGACAATGCATCAGCTCTCACATTTTGTTTTCAGCTCGTTCCCAGGCAGGATGAGTCTTCAAATATAGACGTGTTCGTGAATTGTATATAGTCACATCTTAGCGGTTATCAGCCGTAGATCAAAGACTTGCAATTAACCACTAACAAATCCTCTCAGTGCCGGGCATAAGCTTCGTTTGGGGAAGAAGCGAGATTCAGTGAACGATTTAGCCATTTCCTGCCACATTGGCCACATTGACCATGCCCTCATCGAGGCCAACATACCGAAGCCCCGGGAGTCGTTACCACCTTCTTGATCATCAAGAAGGTTCTTCATCTTTTTCTTCACTCGTTCTTTCACAGGCTTGTGACCTGGACCTGAACGAGGAAACGGAGACCTTGTGTTTCCAGACCGTGCTGATCGATGATGGTGTTCTTTTAGAGATCTTTCATCTTCAACCGAATTATCAGTTATATCAGCAGTCTGGGTATTAGTCTGAGACTCTCCCTGATTTTGATTTTGATCCTGTTGCTCATGCTGACTCTGAGTCTGGATTTGTAACTGATGCTCATCTTGTTGTTGGTTCTGATCTTCATGTTGCAGCTGTTCTTGGAACTGTTCCTCAGCCTGCATCTGGTTACCACCATCGGCTTCAACTGTGATATTATTTGCATTTCTAATGCtgaaaaccacatcatcaaaattACCGAACGAGTTGGAAGCTGGACAAAGGGATTCGACGGAGAAGGAGAAGAAGATCTGGAGGAGGACAGCAAGAGCAGCGATGGCGATGGCGGTGGACACGTCCAGACACAAGCTGCTGCTGTGGAAGCTGGTGTACACATCAATACAAGCGCCATCGTCACTAGCTTGTCTATTGGGAGCCTTCACTGGCTCACGCGTGCGCAGTTCACCTTCTCCCTCATACCAGGTGTATGTATTTTTGTCTCCGTGAAACCTGTGTAAAGTAAATTATGTAGTTATGAAGTGAAAGGATTgtaaaataatatattatatgcaAATATTTATCATACACTTACAAACTACAGTATATTTTATGATGCAATTCCACAAACGTCAATTTCACTAATCAATGTAACTAAAAAGTTATAAAGAACGAATTCAAGAGTCCCTGCTAACGTGATTCCTAATGACTTTGTAAGTTATTActagcctgacggctgagtggacagtgctcaatattcgtagtcctaaggttccgggttcgatccccggtggaggcggtaacaaatgggcagagtttctttcagtcATTTACGACTAATGCATAAAATAGAAAGGAAGATAATAAAGGAGAAAATaccccccaatatatatatataaagttacatTTCATGATAAGCTCAACAAACCAGTTAgcgtgtggttggtggttgttctggtcCGCCAAGTATGTCGTCCCAAAACTCCTGCTGCGTCTGGTACCCATCTTCTCAAAGAAGTAATTCATGACCCTATCCATGACGCCTGTTCCTATGCTGTTCTTGAGTAACTTGTACATGTTTCCGTTCTGGTTTACTATACTGAAGAAGCTGCCTTGGTTGAGGAGGCTGGTGTTGTAGTTGTGACTGTCGCTAGCCGGGTTGTAGGCGTCGCCATCCATGTTGTTGGTACTGTGTGAGGTGCTGGGAGAGAAGACTTGCTGCCAGTATGACCCATCCTTCCTCAGCGGTGAGTGAGGGCCGCCTTCACTCACTTCCCCGCCAACACCCATCACTGCCACGCCCACAAACACCCACAGTAACATCTGTAATAAAAACAAGTTTACCAGCATGAAACTGATACATGTAACTGTCACAGATCTTTTATCTGACAATGGAATGAATTGCTGGTACTAAGACTACTGCTGATATTACTTCAGTACTAATACTGAACTACGGTACTTCTATTATTATCGTACTACTATTATTATTGTACTACCGTACtactattattattgtattattgtaCTATTTCTATTTTAGTATCACTTTGGTTAATAATGTTTTACATATTTTTCACTTAaagtatattaatttattatttgttttaaGCTAAAATTACTTCTATCGTACAGGTATTGCAATAATATAGAACTTTCAATATATTTATTACAAGATTGTAGAACTTTCTGTTCAGTTATTGCAGTTATTTATTGTTATTCTTATATTGATGCAAGATATTTGTTTTGACATTTGCCGTCCACCGCCGTTTTTATTGCTATATGTCTATCCCACCGTCGTTTTTCCTCTCATCTTACTCTTCCAATCATATTCTTATAGCAATGATACATTTCACCCAAACTTGTCATTACCATGTGCATCTCTCTGCTACAAGGGTCTGTTAGTTGCACACACAAACACTTTCCTCCATTTTGTGAGCCGTGGAAGTTCCTGTAGAATACCGTAGTGTTGACCGTTTCATTACTTCTAAGTCAATAACGGATACTCTAACGGATATAATATGTCGAAGACATTATTAAAAGGAAAGTGAGCCGCTTGATCTTCAACTattctacaggaacttcttttccacgagtcacaaaacggaggaaagagtcctgtatgatattattgatAGAAATGTGACCTCCCCCACTACCGGAAATGACCAAAAGATAGAGTTTTACAATCTACTACAAGAGCAAGAAGACCTTGCTCTTCTATCTACCATGCTCTTGCTGTCTTGCTCATGAAGAGATCTCCTGACAAGCAAAATGTCTTGAAAGAAACGAATATCGTCTATGGTTTCACATAGACGATATTCAGCTCACCCATATTCTTATCACCCATTCTGCTCTCTTGGGCACTATCATCCCatcgatctcaatatataggcaagacagcaacatGTCTTTCATGGCAcctgacaatgcacaaacaacaaggcTCCATCAAAGAACATATAATTTATattcacaaccagatcatcaccagctATAAATatcctgatgaacaacaccaaaataatcgaCATATTCTACGGCAATAAAAGATTAGACATCAATGAAGCACTACATATAAAAGAACCTCAAGTAGCTATAAACAGCCAGCTCACACTAAGGTATATTTTACCATCTTCAAGATCAAGGTAAATATTTCTAGCACCCACTGTCCCAgccatcataagaacataagaagtaaGGAAACAACAGAAGGTCTATTGGGCCGTACGATACCTTAATTTCTTTCTTTTTGGTGATATATTCTGCTGCTCAAGCCAGCTTGTACACCTTTCACCtctgcctttgaaaatgttgatAGGTTCAACGAAACGTTAaacatttatatgtatatatatatatatatatatatatatatatatatatatatatatatatatatatatatatatatatatatatcgctcaAAAACATACCTTTTTACGTAGAGTTGTACACAACGCATCTACAAACGTTTATAAGATAACAGCTTTAGTGTTCTGTCTATTCCTGTACCACAGTTAGCTGAGCTACCCATCCAAGCCCATCACCAAGTCACTGGTTCAGTTAATGAAGAGTTCCAGCCCTTTCAAGCGCGTGTTACCGCCACGGCAAACTCCTAAGACGAGAGGAGTGAGCCCTGCCACCGCGCGCTAGCAAATGTATGTGAGAGCCGAGCAGAGACCTGGTAATAGCCTCTTGCTGACGTCCGGTGTCGTCTGCCAGCGAACGAACGCCAAGGGTACGACACGCGATGTAGGTAATTGTCAAGAGAAAGCGCTAAGCATGTTTGAGGATAGACTAAAAGCTAGGACACGAGGACTAAAAGCTGGGATATTCCAACTAAGAGTTAAATATGAGGACAGATTAGGAACTGGGATACAAGAACCTACTGAAGGATCACAATCCACCCACTTTGACAATTGAAGGTCGAACGCTGAACCTTCATGAATCAACGTCATTGTTCTACTGACCAGGTCAGATGGTTGTTTCAACGCGCAATGAAGAATACGGTGATCTGGAGTTATCTCAAGACCAATTGGTGCTGGATTCGATTCCCAGGCAGGGACTGGACTCAATTTTCTGATGTGGGTTTTGGTCATCATTAGATTATGTAATTCTCATGTGCGTACAGTATTATAGAACGGAAATGGGTTTACTCTCTCTAAACTCTCTAAATAGGTTTACTCTCTCTAAACTCTCTAAATGGGTTTACTCTCTCTAAACTCTCTAAATGGGTTTACTCTCTAAACTCTCTAAATGGGTTTACTCTCTTTAAACTCTCTAAATGGGTTTACTCTCTCTAAACTCTCTAAATGGATTTACTCTCTCTAAACTCTCTAAATGGATTTACTCTCTCTACGCTTATACAGAGAAAGATGATCCAGTTAATCCCATGACTTTGAAGCCTCTCACGTGATGAGAGATTAAGAAAGCTTATTTGACATTATCTTGAAAGACAAAGAACAGTAGTGTACATAATTAATGTAAACAAATATTTGAAAGAGAATATCAAATGAGATATTATTGGTATAGCAAATACTGGATACAAACTATAGAAATTTCGATTCACAAAAAATCTATGTAAAATCTGGTTTGGTAGTAAGAATATTAATTATTGCTACCTCATTACTGTGTAATATTATAGTAGTGAATTGTAATGATCACTAAACAGTTCGAACCTGGGGGTCGTGTGGGTGTTAACTACCAACAAGCTCAGTATTATACCCATTCTGTTAGTCGATAGCGTTATAAGTGCACTTAaaatagtttgaccagaccacacacttgaaggtgaagggacgacgacgttttggtccgtcctggaccattctcaagtcgatccttATAATACGATAGTATTAGTAGATACTTATAATagcgttgttatatatatatatatatatatatatatatatatatatatatatatatatatatatatatatatatatatatatatatatatatatatatatatgggaagagGGTCATAAAATAAGTGCTGTGCACGCCAGATGGAAGCCTCCAGGGTAATACGTTGAGTCAAATTAGTTTCTGTGACGTCAAGTCTTCTCTTGCGCGAAATGGTGAACTCCGGTGGCGGCTGCGTAACATGATGGTTGTGTTAACTGATTTTCGACCTTAATGCGTGTGTCAACAAGATCGTTTCTAGTCGCTGATATTTCAACTCCCTACATGAGCATTTATAACCAGGAAACCCAAAAGCTTCACTACAGTTGTAGGTGGTTAGTAACAAACACCAGATGACGCTGCAGTGACCATCATGGATGCCACTGAAGAGCTTGGGCTTTATTGGTCAACCTGCCACTCTGGAAGAAAAGATTAGAAGGGGGACATCTGTGCCAACTTTCCAATGGTAGAAGAAGTGTTTCTTAAAGTTAAAGCCGTCAGGAGTAAAGTAAGGTAAGGTGTTTTGCTCAAGAGAAAGCGCTAAAATTAGTTTGACTGTATAGAACTTGGAagaaatatgaggacaaggaactgggatgggTCTGAAGGAAAGAACGGTGCCCCAATCGCTTGGTCCATTGGCGATCCAACACTAACCCGGAAAGATGCGAGACATGTTATTTCGATAAATAACATCCGAGGGCACCTTATTTATTCACTCAACTTCATTGTGATTGAAATCCCCAAGTATTGGAATCTTTCCTTGTCACAATGGctgtatttttaattatttttagacAAGTCTCGTTGCAATTGTCATATACTTCTCTAAACGTTCTATTGCTTGTTGGGGGAATGTAAATCATCGCTTCATCTTTCTTTATGTCACCAGCTATTCCTATTTCCAGTATGTACCCTTGCTGATTAGTTTCCTCT comes from the Procambarus clarkii isolate CNS0578487 chromosome 25, FALCON_Pclarkii_2.0, whole genome shotgun sequence genome and includes:
- the LOC138368391 gene encoding myb-like protein I codes for the protein MGVGGEVSEGGPHSPLRKDGSYWQQVFSPSTSHSTNNMDGDAYNPASDSHNYNTSLLDQGSFFSIVNQNGNMHKLLKDNIGTGVMDRVMNYFFEKMGTRRSRSFGLTYLADQNNHQPHTDWHHNTGEIYKADYGSNFGSYSYENEYVKSPNSGLCIDTSNHYLRSDGPLCLDVYTVVSIAAVGVLLQVLLHFTVAAICPISSTRSLVFNITNDNFINVGSKGGNQSQNQDQNQVEYQDQNQFEYQNQDQEEYQDEMEYQSESQDQFQNQDQTNTQDVTATDNGRRLRQNTITNTGKELNNQKIVDLNNDGGEVWPKNSSLTKSSDISQRLGSLDQSKFNNIKGELRSASHKSEILTRIQEWSKLPIWQEMARKMKESDSEPWNLRLLTLGNWPNFDFGLGDWANFNILGDWNDESSTSVTFPKDYICSVINTFLKG
- the LOC123756352 gene encoding uncharacterized protein, giving the protein MLLWVFVGVAVMGVGGEVSEGGPHSPLRKDGSYWQQVFSPSTSHSTNNMDGDAYNPASDSHNYNTSLLNQGSFFSIVNQNGNMYKLLKNSIGTGVMDRVMNYFFEKMGTRRSRSFGTTYLADQNNHQPHANWFHGDKNTYTWYEGEGELRTREPVKAPNRQASDDGACIDVYTSFHSSSLCLDVSTAIAIAALAVLLQIFFSFSVESLCPASNSFGNFDDVVFSIRNANNITVEADGGNQMQAEEQFQEQLQHEDQNQQQDEHQLQIQTQSQHEQQDQNQNQGESQTNTQTADITDNSVEDERSLKEHHHRSARSGNTRSPFPRSGPGHKPVKERVKKKMKNLLDDQEGGNDSRGFGMLASMRAWSMWPMWQEMAKSFTESRFFPKRSLCPALRGFVSG